The stretch of DNA GGCCACAACTTTACAGACAGTTAGGATGCCAAGGAGTAATGGTAAGtaggtgttgtggtttagccccagccagcaactaagcaccacgcagctgctctatcgctccccctcctcaactggacaggggagagaaaatataacaaaaggctcgtgggttgagataaggacagggagagatcactcaaccaattattcgtcacgggcaaaacagactcgacttggggaaaattaaattaatttattgccaatcaaaccagagtaggctaatgagaaaataaaaaccaattcttaaaacactttccccccacccctcccttctttctgggcttaactttactcctgattttctctacctcctccccccacagcggcacagggggacggggaatgggggttggggtcagttcatcacacgttgtctctgccgctccttcctcctcagaggcaggactcctcacactcttcccctgctccagcgtagggtccctcccatgggagacagtcctccatgaacttctccaacatgagtccttcccacgggctgcagttcttcatgaactgctgcagcgtgggtcccttccatggtgtgcagtccttcaggagcacgctgctccagcgtgggtcccccgcggggtcacaagtcctgccagaaaacctgctccagcgtgggctcctctctccacagggccacaggtcctgccaggagcctgctccagcgtgggcttcccatggggtcacagcctccttcgggcacccacctgctccagcgtggtgtcctccccaggctgcaggtggatatctgctccaccgtggacctccctgggctgcaggggcacagcctgcctcaccatggtcttccccatgggctgcaggggaatctctgctctggcacctggagcacctcctccccctccttcttcactgaccttggggtctgcagagttgtttctcccacatgttctcacttctctctctggctgcaggtTCTGTGCtccagcaactttttcccccttcttaaatctgttattccagaggcgctaccactgtcgctgatgggcttggccttggccagcggtgggtccatcttggagctggctggcattggctctgtcggacacaggggaagcttctagcagcttctcagagaagccacccctgtagcccccccgctactaTTGGAACAGTGCCAAGTAGTAGGTAACATCTGTGACAAAACTTTGGCTTCAGTGCTTTCCTTGCATTAGTAAAGGGAGAAATTCTTGCGTTCTGTTTTTATGGGTGCTAGGTCCTCCTTTGCTGTTGCACATCACCCACAGGTTAATCGTGTAAGTGCTGCTTCTGCAAAGCTGGATTTTGCGATGCTAGGCGTGTTACCGCTGTAAGTTTTAGGGACTTAGTTCTCCTTGCAGAAATACTCCTGCTTTCTGCATATAGTGAATTCGCCAGGTTGTACCTTTGGTCTTCATTTAGTCAGCTGCTTTCAAATTGATGCAAGTTATGTAGATCAGTTtcagaactttatttttaatgagtgtGCTGGCAAAAGTATTAAGCCAGATCATATAACCATTCATTAATAACAAATTAATTTGAATGcattaagaaaacttttttttctttaatcgaGCTATGCTCCTTCCTTTGACTAAGCTACATATAGGTTGCTAACATTCTCTTCTGTGTAACTCCGTGCATAAGAGGACATAGTGTAAAAATTGTTATTCTTTGAAAGTAGTGTATCTTTAGGagtttttctcttcattaaaatatACCACAGTTCTTTAGTCTCAGATTGTTCTTTTCCAGTATAGAGTTGTTGCTTTTTTGCTGATCTGGGCTTCTTATCTCTTTTCAGAAGTAATGTCTCAGTATAAAATATTTGGTGtataaaagcatttaatttaaaacgGACTCCTGtcaaattattatatttttattttgtgattgAGCTCAGATTTAAAAAGTAATACAAAAACCAACTTGTTACATTGAGTTTTCTTGGATAAAAGTCTCAGCAAAGATGACTGTTTCAAAGGTAGATTATACCTGTTAAGACTTCTGTGGAGCTCACTCAGAATAGTACCTCTTACTCATGCAGAATGAAACCAGTGATTGGCTCATCTGCATGTGTGGAGCAGAGATTATTTGAAGAAACTGGAGTTGGGAAGTCCCACTGAGCTTAGAGGGATATTTCTGTAGGGGATAAGTGCTTTACACTTCAAAATAGAGCATCCGTCTCTCTCCTACCGTCTTAATTTCAGAGCCCCTCTTGATAATTTTGTTGAACTTTCTTTAGTGTAGCATGGCATCTGTGGCATCTGCCACAGctaatttttccatcttctttgaGACCTTCAGTCTATACTTTGTaacagggaagaaaggaggacATAATTGTATTTCCATTGGAGATAATACTGATGTGGAAGTTTCTCAAGATGGCACTCAAGATGTATTTAAAACCATGGAATTTACAAGCAAGTTTTCTGCAAAGTAGTcacattttgttttaagaatCCAAACGGAATTGTTGAAGTGATTTCTTCCTGCACCACATGCTGACCAATAGATTTTATATCTTTTTGCTGTTTGTGTCTTGGAAAATTGAATACTGTAATAAATCCTTCTATTAAAGCATCTTAAATATGGTAGACAGCTGGAAATTACAGTTGAAATGGAATCCGTTTAAATGCTCAGGTTTCTGAGGTATAAATGTATAAACTAATGGGCATTTGTTTGTATATATACATGtgataattatttctttttcagttttggacCGAGTACAGAGCTTTTTACCGCAGATGGCTCATGCAAATGAtgagctgagaagaaaaatggtAACAGCACCAGCTCATCAGTTTGATATTGAAAATTTAGACACTGCAACAGAAAAAGTTATAGAAATGGTAAATGCtttctatattttttattttataaattaaatttagATGTGATTAAAATAATTCTCTGATCTTAGAATGAGCTAATTTGATAGATAAGGCTAAGTCTTTACCATCTTAGTCCGCGATCTGCAAATTCAAAACATAGATgtaataaaaatgcttatttggTTAAAATTTACTACTTGGTTTTCATACTTGCAGAACTTAATGACTGGGGATGAAGTAGTTTAAGGCCAGAATAAGACATACTTTTGAATCAGCAACTCTGAATCAAAAGTAAGtcacaaattgtattttaaatgtctCATGGGTAATTTGGTTTAGAAACTGGATAACGTAAGGCATAGTAAGGCATAACAGAAGGCTTTAGTATAATTGTTAATAACTGGCTTTCGGCTGTGCTTTGTAGGTATTTTTAGGACTGGCTATAGGTGTTGGGTTTAGAAAAGTTGTTAGTGTTGTTGTGATCCTTTATGGCTGGTATTTGTCTATTTATTTACATTCAcatcaatattttctttctcttttttaactgaagtgCTGCAGCCACATGCTCATGTAAGAAAATTTTAGTATGAGGGTGATGCGTGCGATATGCGCATGTCCCAGACAAGTGCCTTCTGGCCTGCAGACCCACAAGATAAAAGGCAGAAATAAGGCAGCCTGGGGTTTGGTGTGAGCTGTCAGAACAATTTATTTGCCACCGGTTGGATTCAGAGTTCTTGTAGATTGTACCCAGCCTACATGCAGTAGGTTGTCCAGTGCTGGTATATGCTGAAGAATTCCAACTAAATAGTGAGAAAACAAAGTGGATCGTGAAAATTGTTTATTTCAGTATGCTGAAGTGGAATGGGTAACTTgtcaggatttttaaaagatttttcatgtGACAGTGTCTGACAAGTGTCTCGGCTTTATAATAAGCAAACAAGGAGACCTAGTGATTAATAGCTTAATGCTATTTGCAGATCACTGAAGAAATTTATTTGCATCTCAAATTcctgtattttgctttgctgtataTGGGAAGTTTTTGTGGTGAGGATTATCAGTTTAAGACAGatattttcagagagaaaaccaaatcttaaaaattGTGGCTCTGCATATGGAAATATATGATCActtttacttcaaaaaatatCCTGGTGGTTTAAACTACTTGCTATTTTGCAGTAGTTGTAGTGCCATGAACACTACTAGGTTATAAGATACGAActatattaataaatatatatacacgtTTGTATATGTGTCATGACCACTTATACACTAAATGGTTTCATTTGAATTCTTTACTGAAAATTAAGTTTGATACCTCCTGCTCGTCAGTTTAAGTACCTGATTTAGACTATCTGAGTTCAGCTTTCGACTCATTTCTCTCTTTGATAATGATATAAAGATGGCCTTATGTTTGTTACAGGGCAATATAAattacaatttaaatatttaggaATCTGTTCATGATATTTGTCATAATCCTAGGAGAACGCAAAAGTCTTTCTAATTGTGGTTGCCGTTTTCTTGTGGTAGTAGGCTGTTTCATGTGTTTGCTTTATGTTTTATTCAAATGACAGAAGTGGTATAGAAATGTGTAATGTGTTAACTAAGGTATTTTCTTCCAGAATGTGGCTGTAGTTGAACTGAGTGATTCTGACACAGATGAAGAAATACTAACTTCAGAAGATGAATCAGAATCTGAAGATGACTGTACAACTAATGAAGTGACAATAGACAACATTAAGTTTCctaaacaaaaaggagaaaagggcaAAATAGAAATTTTGGACAGCAAAGTGAATGAgtaaatccattttattttacttaaaacaacccaacaaaacaaaacaacaaaaacccaaatcatGTTTTCTTACTTTGAAGACTTGGCCCTTAAAACTACCTTGTTTCCCAATGTAGCATCATCCCTCAGGATCATATGAAATGCCATAGTTTACATGGTGGAGAATTCAGGATCCACTCATGACTGAGGCAGGCTGGATTTCTGAAGAATTAAGTACGGTTTTATTCATCAAACAACATGAAAATGAACTTCAAATTAGGTTAGACTAAGAAAGCAGCTAGAATTTGGGGCACTTGAACTAGTTAAG from Harpia harpyja isolate bHarHar1 chromosome 6, bHarHar1 primary haplotype, whole genome shotgun sequence encodes:
- the NOPCHAP1 gene encoding NOP protein chaperone 1, with product MAADGGAAGPAASRELLVVGRRGGLEETLLISSKCSSKKATTLQTVRMPRSNVLDRVQSFLPQMAHANDELRRKMVTAPAHQFDIENLDTATEKVIEMNVAVVELSDSDTDEEILTSEDESESEDDCTTNEVTIDNIKFPKQKGEKGKIEILDSKVNE